One segment of Sphingomonas qomolangmaensis DNA contains the following:
- the uxaC gene encoding glucuronate isomerase: MTRPLRLDPDRLFPAEPRTRDIARALYAEIGALPIVSPHGHTDPRWFATNAHWTNATELLLAPDHYLYRMLYSQGIALADLGVADRNGAPATNPRAAWGLFAANQHLFRGTPSRLWLDHVFAEVFGFEQALDAGTADFYFDAIGEKLASDAFRPRALFERFDIAFLATTEGADDPLGHHAAIRASGWQGRVATTYRPDAVIDVEHEGFATSMARFAELTGEDVYSWRGYLAAHAKRRADFRAAGATATDHGHATARTANLSATESEALFARVTGSDWTAADAELFRAQMLTEMAKLACDDGMVMQIHPGSFRNHNRGLFASHGRDKGADIPTRTDYVSALKPMLDVVGTRTDLSIILFTLDETTYSRELAPLAGHYPCLKLGPAWWFHDSPEGMRRFREQTTETAGFYNTVGFNDDTRAFLSIPARHDVARRVDCAFLARLVAEGQLHENEAHEVAYDLTIGLVRRAYKLDADAAAPVAAAA, from the coding sequence ATGACCCGCCCGCTGAGGCTCGATCCAGATCGGCTGTTTCCCGCCGAACCGCGCACCCGCGACATCGCACGCGCGCTGTATGCTGAAATCGGTGCGCTGCCGATCGTCAGCCCGCACGGCCACACCGATCCGCGCTGGTTCGCGACCAACGCCCATTGGACCAACGCCACCGAATTGCTGCTGGCGCCCGATCATTATCTGTACCGGATGCTGTATTCGCAGGGGATCGCGCTCGCCGACCTGGGCGTGGCCGATCGCAACGGTGCTCCTGCGACCAATCCGCGCGCGGCTTGGGGCTTGTTCGCCGCGAACCAGCATCTGTTTCGCGGTACGCCGTCGCGACTGTGGCTCGACCATGTGTTCGCCGAGGTGTTCGGGTTCGAGCAGGCGCTCGATGCCGGCACTGCGGACTTCTATTTCGACGCGATCGGCGAAAAGCTGGCGAGCGATGCGTTCCGCCCGCGCGCGCTGTTCGAGCGCTTCGACATCGCGTTCCTGGCCACCACCGAAGGCGCCGACGATCCGCTGGGGCACCATGCCGCGATCCGCGCCTCGGGCTGGCAGGGGCGCGTCGCGACCACCTATCGCCCCGATGCGGTGATCGATGTCGAGCATGAGGGCTTCGCGACGTCGATGGCGCGCTTTGCCGAACTGACCGGCGAGGACGTCTATTCGTGGCGCGGCTATCTTGCCGCGCACGCCAAGCGCCGCGCCGATTTCCGTGCGGCGGGGGCGACCGCGACCGATCACGGCCACGCGACCGCGCGCACCGCGAACCTGTCGGCGACCGAGAGCGAGGCGCTGTTCGCGCGCGTGACCGGCAGCGACTGGACCGCCGCCGACGCCGAACTGTTCCGCGCGCAGATGCTGACCGAAATGGCCAAGCTTGCGTGCGACGACGGGATGGTGATGCAGATTCACCCCGGCAGCTTCCGCAACCATAATCGCGGGCTGTTCGCGAGCCATGGCCGCGACAAGGGCGCCGATATCCCGACGCGCACCGATTATGTCTCGGCATTGAAGCCGATGCTCGACGTCGTCGGGACGCGCACCGATTTGAGCATCATCCTCTTCACGCTCGACGAGACGACCTATTCGCGCGAACTCGCGCCGCTGGCGGGGCATTATCCGTGCCTGAAGCTGGGGCCGGCATGGTGGTTCCACGACAGCCCCGAGGGGATGCGCCGCTTCCGCGAGCAGACGACCGAGACCGCGGGCTTCTACAACACGGTCGGCTTCAACGACGACACCCGCGCCTTCCTGTCGATCCCGGCGCGGCACGATGTCGCGCGGCGGGTCGATTGCGCCTTCCTCGCGCGGTTGGTCGCCGAGGGGCAGTTGCACGAGAATGAAGCGCATGAAGTGGCGTATGATCTGACGATCGGGCTGGTCAGGCGCGCGTATAAGCTCGACGCCGACGCGGCCGCGCCGGTCGCCGCGGCGGCATGA
- a CDS encoding sugar kinase, with the protein MTTAFFGELLLRLSPPGRELLFQRPSLDVHVGGAEANVAIGLASLGHSVRMLSVVPDHKIGETARGELRRHGVDVGHVEAAPGRLGLYFLTPGAGLRASEVIYDRAYSAFALRGAEDWDWERLLDGCDALHLSGITPALGPNTAAAALAAARAAKARGMRLSFDGNYRARLWEAWDSDPRGVLTELVGHADILFGNHRDVALLLGKPFSGDGPEHRREAALAAFDAFPNLGVIASTARDVIDADHHRLSARVETREAVCQTDEVSIAGIVDRIGAGDAFAAGVLHGLAQSGPDQAARDGLALTCLKHSLPGDASLFTARDLAAFHDEGLDVRR; encoded by the coding sequence ATGACCACCGCGTTCTTCGGCGAGCTGCTGCTCCGCCTGTCGCCGCCGGGCCGCGAGTTGCTGTTCCAGCGCCCCAGCCTCGACGTCCATGTCGGTGGGGCCGAGGCGAATGTCGCGATCGGGCTGGCCAGCCTTGGCCATTCGGTACGGATGCTGAGCGTGGTGCCCGACCACAAGATCGGCGAAACCGCGCGCGGCGAGTTGCGGCGCCACGGCGTCGATGTGGGCCACGTCGAGGCGGCACCGGGGCGGCTGGGGCTGTATTTCCTCACGCCGGGCGCGGGGCTTCGCGCGTCGGAGGTGATCTACGACCGCGCTTATTCGGCGTTCGCGTTGCGTGGTGCCGAAGATTGGGACTGGGAGCGGCTGCTCGACGGCTGCGACGCGCTGCACCTGTCGGGGATCACCCCGGCGCTGGGGCCCAACACCGCCGCCGCCGCGCTGGCCGCCGCGCGGGCGGCGAAGGCGCGCGGGATGCGGTTGTCGTTCGACGGCAATTATCGCGCGCGGCTGTGGGAAGCGTGGGACAGCGATCCGCGCGGGGTGCTGACCGAATTGGTGGGGCATGCCGATATCCTGTTCGGCAACCATCGCGACGTGGCGCTGCTGCTGGGCAAGCCCTTTTCAGGTGACGGCCCCGAACATCGGCGCGAGGCGGCGCTGGCGGCGTTCGACGCCTTCCCGAACCTAGGCGTGATCGCTTCGACCGCGCGCGACGTGATCGACGCTGATCATCACCGGCTGTCGGCGCGGGTCGAGACGCGCGAGGCGGTATGCCAGACCGACGAGGTGTCGATCGCTGGGATCGTCGATCGGATCGGTGCGGGCGATGCCTTTGCCGCCGGGGTGTTGCACGGACTTGCGCAGAGCGGCCCCGACCAAGCGGCGCGCGACGGGCTGGCGTTGACCTGCCTTAAGCACTCGCTGCCCGGGGATGCGAGCCTGTTCACCGCGCGCGATCTGGCGGCGTTTCACGACGAAGGGCTCGACGTTAGGCGATAA
- a CDS encoding mannitol dehydrogenase family protein, whose product MTRLSRATLDHLPVRVGRPGDAGAHVQIGIVHFGPGAFHRAHQAAYFDALLATDLRWGIAAVSLRTPELVEALAAQDGLYSLTILDSTVETRVIGAHRAWVGPGEGARVHALLADPAVRLVTSTVTEKGYCLRSDGTLDTAHRDIVHDAANPDDPHSLIGWIVAGLAARRAAGGEPFAVLCCDNMTGNGRKLRAAVIALAEIRDPALAAWIGETVVFPDSMVDSITPATDDAHLARAAEALGVADLAAVQREAFTQWVLEDVALPGDPDLASVGVIRTSDVAGYERAKLRILNGAHSTLAYVGLARGHVSVGDAMADAPLAAFVEAMIREDIVPSLGAIAGFDVQAYAGAVLDRFRNPEIRHLLSQIAGDGSQKLPYRILDTLAEARAAGRPITRLAVPVAAWIGFLRGRAERGEAIADPLADRLVAAVMAQPEGDAIVGEMLAIEAVFPASLANDADFRTSVAKAYRALLAGDLA is encoded by the coding sequence ATGACCCGATTATCGCGCGCGACGCTCGACCATCTGCCGGTGCGTGTCGGGCGGCCGGGCGATGCCGGTGCCCACGTGCAGATCGGCATCGTCCATTTCGGCCCCGGTGCGTTCCACCGGGCGCACCAGGCCGCGTATTTCGATGCGCTGCTCGCCACCGATCTGCGCTGGGGGATCGCCGCGGTTTCGCTGCGCACCCCCGAGCTGGTCGAGGCGTTGGCAGCGCAGGACGGGCTCTATAGCCTGACGATCCTCGATTCGACGGTCGAGACGCGGGTGATCGGCGCGCATCGTGCCTGGGTCGGCCCCGGCGAGGGCGCGCGGGTACACGCGCTGCTCGCCGATCCGGCGGTACGGCTGGTGACCAGCACCGTCACCGAAAAGGGCTATTGCCTGCGCAGTGACGGAACGCTCGATACCGCGCATCGCGACATCGTCCATGACGCCGCCAACCCCGACGACCCCCATAGCCTGATCGGCTGGATCGTCGCAGGGCTCGCAGCACGGCGCGCCGCTGGCGGCGAGCCGTTCGCGGTGCTGTGCTGCGACAACATGACGGGCAACGGACGCAAGCTTCGCGCCGCGGTGATCGCGCTGGCCGAGATCCGCGATCCGGCGCTTGCCGCCTGGATCGGCGAGACGGTGGTGTTTCCCGATTCGATGGTCGATTCTATCACCCCCGCCACCGACGACGCGCACCTCGCGCGCGCCGCCGAGGCGTTGGGGGTGGCCGACCTTGCCGCGGTACAGCGCGAAGCGTTCACCCAATGGGTGCTCGAGGACGTCGCGCTGCCCGGCGATCCCGATTTGGCGAGCGTCGGCGTGATCCGCACCAGCGACGTCGCGGGCTATGAACGCGCCAAGCTGCGTATCCTCAACGGCGCGCATTCGACGCTTGCCTATGTCGGGCTGGCGCGCGGCCACGTGAGCGTCGGCGACGCGATGGCCGATGCACCGCTGGCGGCGTTCGTCGAGGCGATGATCCGCGAGGACATCGTGCCCTCGCTCGGGGCGATCGCCGGCTTCGATGTTCAGGCCTATGCCGGCGCGGTGCTCGATCGTTTCCGCAACCCCGAAATCCGCCATCTGTTGTCGCAGATCGCCGGCGACGGGTCGCAGAAGCTGCCCTATCGCATCCTTGATACATTGGCCGAGGCACGCGCTGCGGGTCGCCCGATCACGCGGTTGGCGGTGCCGGTCGCGGCGTGGATCGGCTTCCTGCGCGGCCGCGCCGAGCGCGGCGAGGCGATCGCCGATCCGCTGGCCGACCGGTTGGTGGCGGCGGTGATGGCGCAACCCGAGGGCGACGCGATCGTTGGCGAGATGCTGGCGATCGAAGCGGTATTCCCCGCTTCGCTCGCGAACGACGCCGATTTCCGCACATCGGTGGCAAAGGCCTATCGCGCGCTGCTGGCGGGGGACCTGGCTTGA
- the mobA gene encoding molybdenum cofactor guanylyltransferase, whose translation MRLLGAVLAGGLSRRFGSDKAEALLDGERLIDRVVAALTPQVDAVILCGRAPGLPDRPVGGLGPLAGLNAALHHARAHGFDAVLSVPCDAPYLPHDLRAILGDGPAFIADQPVIGIWPAALADRLDVHLRGDDRSLRRWGRATGASARNAPPIANINTPADLSALGLADQSQPAPDEQL comes from the coding sequence ATGAGGCTGCTCGGCGCGGTGCTCGCCGGCGGACTGTCGCGGCGGTTCGGGTCGGACAAGGCCGAGGCACTGCTCGACGGCGAGCGGCTGATCGACCGGGTGGTCGCCGCGCTCACGCCGCAGGTCGACGCGGTAATCCTGTGCGGTCGCGCGCCTGGCCTGCCCGATCGCCCCGTCGGCGGGCTCGGCCCGCTCGCCGGCCTGAACGCCGCGCTCCACCACGCCCGCGCCCACGGCTTCGATGCGGTGCTGAGCGTGCCCTGCGACGCCCCTTATCTTCCGCACGACCTGCGCGCGATCCTCGGCGACGGCCCCGCATTCATCGCCGACCAGCCGGTGATCGGCATCTGGCCGGCGGCGCTTGCCGATCGGCTCGACGTGCATCTGCGCGGCGACGACCGGTCGCTTCGTCGTTGGGGACGGGCCACCGGCGCGTCGGCGCGCAACGCCCCACCGATCGCCAACATCAACACCCCCGCCGACCTGTCCGCACTGGGCTTGGCGGACCAGTCTCAACCCGCCCCCGACGAACAACTTTAG
- a CDS encoding FdhF/YdeP family oxidoreductase, with protein MSKQHSDKPQIERFKGPAGGWGSVRSLADILPRERLSPAAVAELARQNKPEGFACVSCAWAKSANPLPAEFCEEGAKATAWELTAHRTTPAFFAEHTLSELRGWTDYDLEQHGRLTQPLRYDAATDKYVAVAWEEAFDAIAAELRGLDPKSVVFYASGRASLEATYMYALMARMYGNQNLPDSSNMCHESTSVGLKASIGEATGTTRLHDFEHCDAIFFFGQNVGSNAPRMLHDLKSARDRGVPIVTFNPLRERGLERFTDPQNPVQMATLGETRISTQYHQVKAGGDLAVMMGMAKFLVEWDDAAKASGEPRVLDQAFIDQHTHGVDDFLAAVRAAQWDAIVTEAGISKTDLERAARVYADAKAVLGIYGMGLTQHVKGVENVRMLVNLLLLRGNIGKPGAGPTPVRGHSNVQGQRTVGMTEKTELAPVDKLRELYHFEPPTEKGLDTVEACRGIIDGSVKALIGLGGNFLRAVPETGPMEAAWPNMRLSVQIATKLNRNHLFTGKVTYLLPCLGRIERDIQATGAQVVSVEDSTSCIHGSRGKADPASDHLMSEPAIVGAIAKRILPSNPAVDWDAWVGDYALIRDAIEATYPDKFADYNARLFTPGGFWRGNKAAERIWQTPSGKAEFLAPTSLSATGFADAPGRYRLMTLRSNDQFNTTIYGYHDRFRGVKGTRDVLFMNIHDMAAAGVKRDQIVALESDAEDGETRRLEGLIVTPYDIPAGCLGAYYPEANVLMPLEHHAEESHVPAAKSVPVRIVA; from the coding sequence ATGAGCAAGCAGCATTCGGACAAGCCGCAGATCGAACGCTTCAAGGGCCCCGCGGGCGGCTGGGGATCGGTTCGCTCGCTCGCCGACATCCTGCCGCGCGAACGGCTGAGCCCCGCCGCGGTCGCCGAGCTGGCGCGGCAGAACAAGCCCGAAGGCTTTGCGTGCGTCAGCTGTGCCTGGGCCAAGTCGGCCAACCCGCTGCCCGCCGAATTCTGCGAAGAGGGCGCCAAGGCGACCGCATGGGAGCTCACCGCGCATCGCACCACCCCCGCCTTCTTCGCCGAACATACGCTCAGCGAATTGCGCGGCTGGACCGATTACGACCTCGAACAACATGGCCGGCTGACCCAGCCTTTGCGCTACGACGCCGCGACCGACAAATATGTCGCGGTAGCGTGGGAAGAAGCGTTCGACGCGATCGCCGCCGAACTGCGCGGCCTCGATCCCAAATCGGTGGTGTTCTACGCCTCGGGCCGCGCCAGCCTCGAGGCGACGTACATGTACGCGCTGATGGCGCGGATGTACGGCAACCAGAACCTGCCCGACAGTTCGAACATGTGCCATGAATCGACCTCGGTCGGGCTCAAGGCATCGATCGGCGAAGCGACCGGCACCACCCGCTTGCACGATTTCGAGCATTGCGACGCAATCTTCTTCTTCGGCCAGAATGTCGGATCGAATGCGCCGCGGATGCTGCATGACCTGAAGTCGGCGCGCGACCGCGGGGTGCCGATCGTCACCTTCAATCCGTTGCGCGAACGCGGGCTCGAACGCTTCACCGACCCGCAAAACCCGGTGCAGATGGCGACGCTCGGCGAGACGCGGATCTCGACCCAATATCATCAGGTGAAGGCCGGCGGCGACCTCGCGGTGATGATGGGAATGGCCAAGTTCCTGGTCGAATGGGACGATGCTGCGAAGGCCAGCGGCGAACCGCGCGTGCTCGACCAGGCGTTCATCGACCAGCACACCCACGGCGTCGATGATTTCCTGGCCGCGGTGCGCGCCGCGCAATGGGACGCGATCGTCACCGAAGCGGGCATTTCGAAGACCGATCTCGAGCGTGCCGCGCGCGTCTATGCCGATGCCAAGGCGGTGCTTGGCATTTACGGCATGGGGCTGACCCAGCATGTGAAGGGCGTCGAGAATGTCCGCATGCTCGTCAACCTGCTGCTGCTGCGCGGCAATATCGGCAAGCCCGGCGCCGGCCCCACCCCGGTGCGCGGCCATTCGAACGTCCAGGGCCAGCGCACCGTCGGCATGACCGAAAAGACCGAACTCGCGCCGGTCGACAAGCTGCGCGAACTCTATCATTTCGAGCCGCCCACTGAAAAGGGGCTCGATACCGTCGAAGCCTGCCGCGGGATCATCGATGGATCGGTCAAGGCGCTCATCGGCCTCGGCGGCAATTTCCTGCGCGCGGTGCCCGAAACCGGGCCGATGGAGGCGGCATGGCCCAATATGCGCCTGTCGGTGCAGATCGCGACCAAGCTCAATCGCAACCATCTGTTCACAGGCAAGGTCACCTATCTACTGCCCTGCCTCGGCCGCATCGAGCGCGACATCCAGGCGACCGGCGCGCAGGTGGTGTCGGTCGAGGATTCGACCAGCTGCATCCACGGCTCGCGCGGCAAGGCCGACCCCGCGAGCGACCATCTGATGTCCGAACCCGCGATCGTCGGCGCGATCGCCAAGCGTATCCTGCCGTCCAACCCCGCGGTCGATTGGGATGCGTGGGTAGGCGACTATGCGCTGATCCGCGACGCGATCGAGGCGACCTACCCCGACAAGTTCGCCGATTATAACGCGCGGCTGTTCACCCCCGGTGGCTTCTGGCGCGGCAACAAGGCCGCCGAGCGGATCTGGCAGACGCCGAGCGGCAAGGCCGAATTCCTCGCCCCCACCAGCCTCTCGGCGACCGGCTTTGCCGACGCGCCTGGCCGCTACCGGCTGATGACGCTGCGGTCGAACGACCAGTTCAACACCACCATCTATGGCTATCACGACCGGTTTCGCGGGGTGAAGGGCACGCGCGACGTGCTGTTCATGAACATCCACGACATGGCCGCGGCAGGCGTGAAGCGCGACCAGATCGTCGCGCTCGAAAGCGATGCCGAGGACGGCGAGACGCGCCGGCTCGAGGGGCTGATCGTAACCCCCTATGACATTCCGGCCGGATGTCTGGGCGCCTATTATCCCGAAGCGAACGTCCTGATGCCGCTCGAGCATCATGCCGAGGAAAGCCATGTCCCAGCGGCGAAATCGGTGCCGGTGCGGATCGTCGCTTGA
- the fdhD gene encoding formate dehydrogenase accessory sulfurtransferase FdhD — MSASQLPFSRIAADGASTPIDRAIAEETPIAIECNGIGYAVLMATPADLPDLAYGFALAERLIDRADDVLDVDEHATDAGIVLRITLAERVAMRIVDRVRHRVSESACGLCGIENLEQALRPLPRVEPADIDDTAIFAALALLDQHQPLHHATGAVHAAAACTADGEPWLVREDVGRHNAFEKLIGAMLRAGADWDRGFALLTSRCSYELVEKAVLAGCPLLATISAPTTLAIARAAQAGLALRVLARRDAVLAPR; from the coding sequence ATGAGCGCATCCCAGCTGCCGTTCTCGCGGATCGCGGCGGACGGCGCTTCGACGCCGATCGACCGCGCGATCGCCGAAGAAACGCCGATTGCGATCGAATGCAACGGCATCGGCTATGCGGTGCTGATGGCCACCCCCGCCGATCTGCCGGACCTCGCTTATGGCTTTGCACTTGCCGAACGGCTGATCGACCGCGCCGACGACGTGCTCGATGTCGACGAACACGCTACCGACGCCGGCATCGTGCTGCGCATCACGCTCGCCGAGCGGGTGGCGATGCGGATCGTCGATCGCGTGCGACATCGCGTATCTGAATCGGCGTGCGGGCTGTGCGGGATCGAGAATCTCGAACAGGCTCTGCGCCCCCTGCCGCGCGTCGAACCCGCCGACATCGATGATACCGCGATCTTCGCCGCACTGGCGCTGCTCGACCAGCATCAGCCGCTGCACCACGCCACCGGCGCGGTACACGCCGCCGCCGCCTGCACCGCCGATGGCGAGCCCTGGCTGGTGCGCGAGGATGTCGGGCGGCACAACGCCTTCGAAAAGCTGATCGGCGCGATGCTGCGCGCCGGCGCCGATTGGGACCGCGGCTTCGCGCTGCTGACCTCGCGCTGCTCCTACGAACTGGTTGAGAAGGCGGTGCTTGCAGGTTGTCCGCTGCTCGCGACGATCTCGGCCCCCACCACGCTCGCGATCGCCCGCGCCGCACAAGCCGGGCTGGCGCTGCGCGTCCTGGCGCGGCGCGACGCGGTGCTGGCACCGCGATGA
- the trhO gene encoding oxygen-dependent tRNA uridine(34) hydroxylase TrhO, with the protein MPPVQPPIRIIALYRFATFADCAALQPPLAALCAAQGVKGTLLLAREGINGTIAGSDAGIEAVLEHIRSLPGCADIEVKESRAAEMPFHRMKVRLKREIVTMGEPDIDPLAGVGHYVPPADWNALIEQPDTVVIDTRNDYEVALGSFDRAIDPATRTFRDFPAWFRANRERVTSGATKVAMFCTGGIRCEKATAFLKSEGIDDVYHLQGGILAYLETVPPEQSRWQGECFVFDERVSVGHGLQPGDNALCRACRMPVTPQQRTSPLFVEGVSCPACHAQRTDEQRAGYAERHRQERLAEARGQLHVGAVLGEAEAET; encoded by the coding sequence GTGCCGCCAGTCCAACCGCCGATACGCATCATCGCGCTGTATCGGTTCGCCACCTTTGCCGATTGCGCCGCGTTGCAGCCGCCGCTCGCCGCCTTGTGCGCCGCGCAGGGCGTCAAGGGCACGCTGCTGCTGGCGCGCGAGGGGATCAACGGGACGATCGCGGGCAGCGATGCGGGGATCGAGGCGGTGCTGGAGCACATCCGGTCGCTGCCGGGGTGCGCCGATATCGAGGTGAAGGAATCGCGGGCGGCGGAGATGCCGTTCCACCGGATGAAGGTGCGGCTCAAGCGCGAGATCGTGACGATGGGCGAGCCCGACATCGATCCGCTTGCCGGGGTCGGCCATTATGTGCCCCCAGCCGACTGGAACGCGCTGATCGAGCAGCCCGATACGGTCGTCATCGACACCCGCAACGATTACGAGGTGGCGCTGGGCAGCTTCGACCGGGCGATCGATCCGGCGACGCGGACCTTCCGCGACTTTCCCGCGTGGTTCCGCGCCAATCGCGAGCGGGTGACTAGCGGCGCGACCAAGGTGGCGATGTTCTGCACCGGCGGCATCCGCTGCGAGAAGGCGACCGCGTTCCTAAAGAGCGAGGGGATCGACGACGTCTACCATCTGCAGGGGGGCATCCTCGCCTATCTCGAAACCGTGCCGCCCGAGCAGAGCCGCTGGCAGGGCGAGTGTTTCGTGTTCGATGAGCGGGTGTCGGTGGGGCATGGGCTCCAGCCCGGCGACAACGCGCTGTGCCGCGCCTGCCGGATGCCGGTGACGCCCCAGCAGCGGACCTCGCCGCTGTTCGTCGAGGGGGTGAGCTGCCCCGCCTGCCATGCGCAGCGCACCGACGAACAGCGCGCGGGCTATGCCGAGCGGCACCGGCAGGAGCGGCTGGCCGAAGCACGGGGGCAGTTGCATGTCGGGGCGGTGCTGGGCGAGGCCGAGGCCGAGACCTAA
- a CDS encoding LacI family DNA-binding transcriptional regulator — translation MMASGKPTINDVARIAGVSKKTVSRVINRSPLLHVDTRARVENVIAEMGFVPNPQARALALRRNFLIGMIHDNPNAQTVLNVQQGMLEGLRDTEFELIVRPVKRHSPQMLDDVRRFLERQRPHGVLLMPPIAENEALAELCRDVGCRYVRMGSAALDAPDRTVASNDGEVVGLAVAHLVEQGHRRIAMIAGPDGFLSAAERRKGFDAALAKARITLPSDFVAKGGYTFESGIAAADLLLDLDQPPTAIFAANDEMAAGALHAARRRGMNVPEDLSLIGFDDTGLAAHLWPPLTTVRWPGLMLARLGVRKLIADTFDESDPDDDSWLYESQLIHRDSVAPPRAR, via the coding sequence ATGATGGCCAGCGGCAAACCAACGATCAACGACGTCGCGCGTATCGCCGGCGTTTCCAAGAAAACCGTCAGCCGGGTCATCAACCGCTCGCCGCTGCTTCATGTCGATACCCGCGCGCGCGTCGAAAACGTGATCGCCGAAATGGGGTTCGTCCCCAATCCGCAGGCGCGCGCGCTGGCGCTGCGGCGCAACTTCCTGATCGGGATGATCCACGACAATCCCAATGCCCAGACCGTGCTCAACGTTCAGCAAGGAATGCTCGAGGGGCTGCGTGACACCGAATTCGAGCTGATCGTCCGCCCGGTCAAACGCCACAGCCCGCAGATGCTGGATGACGTCCGCCGCTTCCTCGAACGCCAGCGACCGCACGGCGTGCTGCTGATGCCGCCGATCGCCGAGAACGAGGCGCTGGCCGAGCTCTGCCGCGACGTCGGCTGCCGCTACGTACGGATGGGTTCGGCTGCGCTCGACGCGCCCGACCGGACGGTGGCATCGAACGACGGCGAAGTCGTCGGCCTGGCGGTGGCGCATCTGGTCGAGCAAGGGCATCGCCGGATCGCGATGATCGCGGGGCCCGATGGCTTCCTGTCGGCCGCCGAGCGCCGCAAGGGATTCGATGCCGCGCTGGCCAAGGCCCGAATCACGCTGCCGTCGGACTTCGTCGCCAAGGGGGGCTATACCTTCGAATCGGGGATCGCCGCCGCCGATCTGCTGCTCGACCTCGACCAGCCGCCGACTGCGATCTTCGCGGCCAATGACGAGATGGCGGCGGGTGCGCTCCACGCCGCGCGGCGCCGCGGCATGAACGTTCCCGAGGATCTGTCGCTGATCGGCTTCGACGACACCGGGCTTGCCGCGCATCTGTGGCCCCCGCTCACCACGGTTCGGTGGCCGGGCCTTATGCTGGCGCGGCTGGGGGTGCGAAAGCTGATCGCCGATACCTTCGACGAGTCCGACCCCGACGACGATTCGTGGCTGTACGAATCGCAGCTGATACATCGCGATTCAGTGGCCCCGCCCCGCGCCCGGTGA